The nucleotide window aattttctatttaatcaTTACATTACTTCAAATAATTCAGATAAATGAGGGGCGTTACCCTAATTCTTCTGTTTAACTATGTCTAATCTATTATTTCTTAGTCTATTTAGAATAAATCAATGTGTTTAGAGTCGAAAGGTATTTATATGACTTATGACTTATGGTGGAACTTATTTATAGGTTGAACACTACAAGAAACGAATAACACATAAGAAAGCGTCAATAGAAGCACAGTTAAAGTCAGCAGTTCAGGGAAAACTGGATGGTGTGAGTGTGGGACTGCGGCAGTTACAAGAATGCCTGGATGATGTTCAGCAAGTGAGCTTAAAGTAAGCATTACAATGGTACCGTTATCTTTTGTTCAAGTAAGTCTTATATTTCCCCAAGTtgaagtccccaactcgcaattggccagagtggtggactcaaggcctaaaccctcctttattatgggaggagacccttgcccagcagtaggacatcaatgttaaatttattttttatttaagtcttaTTTAATGCTCATATAAATGAGCCAGAGgtgcaataaataattgttctcATCTAATCTCGTTAatgtatgttgttttttttttctctagaATGGATGAGTTAGAAGAACTGTTGAAAAGTGTCCCTCCACTAGTGGCCTCACTTCAAGCAGTGAGAGAGGAGGACTCGCGACATTCACAGTATGTTACTGCTATGGACAGCCTCAAACACATATTCACTGTGCCAGAGAGTGTTGCAAAGACTAAACAGTGGATAGGGGAAGGAAAGTTACTTCATGCCCATCAAGTAAGATTATCTTTCTATAGGCATTTGTTCATAGGTGATAATGGATCTCATTTGATGTCAAGGCTTTTGGTTACATACTCAAAGAAAATGAGATTTGTATTAACACTTAATTCTCAAACAGTTTCTGATACTTTGATGTGTATCAATAAGTTGAAGAGTGCAATTAGAACTGAGTGTTGTTTGAACATTTGCTTGTACCTATGTAACATAATATGTAACAGTTTTGACTGATAATTTTGGTAAACTACtcttattgtaaataattttgatttcagTGCCTCAATGATTTAGAAAACTCAAGAGATGATCTTCTATATGAACTGCACAGACTGCCAAATCAATCATCTCATgataaaattatgttgaaaGCCTATTTTGAGGATGTAGAACTGGTATCTAATCTCCTGGAAAAACAAATCAAGCTAATTCTTGCTAGAACATTAAACACAGTCCGTAAAGAGCCTACTGTTATAGTAACTGCACTCAGAATCATAGAGAGAGAAGAGAAAAGAGATCAAATGGCTTTACAGgtatcattttttttgttaacttttaCTTTGACTGCAACCAGAATTTTTTCTGAAATTAgctaaataagatttttatatagaaactGTCTGTGCCACATGTTTCGTAAAATAATCATTCCTTCTGACCTATATGATACTGAAAATCGAAGAACTtgctatgtttttgtttatgtatgtgATCTATTACAGCAACAAAGCCAAACTGGTTTCATGCCTCCAGGCCGACCAAAAAACTGGCGCGCTAAGGCCTTCGAAGTATTGGAATGTGCTGTTGCTCAGCGCATTGAAGGAACTCGTGTGGACGAACGTGAAGACAACAAACTGTGGCTTGTACGATACTTAGAACTTACCAGACAACTTATATTAGAAGATTTACGAGTTGTAAAAACGCTATGTGTTCCATGCTTCCCGCCACACTACGATATTGTGAACAAATACGTTAATATGTATCACATTTGTTTATCTGCCAGTGTAAGTATatctcaattttattattttcaatactgcatatttgataaattgataaatagaatatatttacgtttatttttgaaacagtAGGATTCTGAAATTCTGTTTTGTTAAAtcatcttcaatatttattaacacttttgctgCTAACAAACCCACTAAGTAGGCTTTTTGAACTCGCAAGGTGGTTTGTTGTCTACTTTCCCTAATAATTCAAATCGTTTTTCACGGTTTCAGCTTCAAGATGTAGTTACCAATGGTATTGAAGGCAATGAGTATGTAACATTATTGTCTTGGATTCTGAACACATACCCTGGGAACGAATTAATGGGTAGTACAGAGTTGACCATAGATGTATCTACATTACCTCCACTACTCAGCAAGGAGACTATGCAGAAGTTGCAGGACGAATATTTACAGGTcagtttaatagtttttaatagtACTTAGCAGTAGTTTCTGCGCTAGGTGGGCGataattttaaagctttattgGTGAAACCCTGAAACTGTCTTTCAAAAAGAAGTAATTTATCGAATATCATCATAGTTAGATATTTAACAtagataatagtaaaataacctgataaagttataaatgaatTGTTTGAACAATACCGCATAATTccgaaaatctaaaaaaatatatattccaGAAAATGGAGTCAAACTATATGGAATGGATGGAGAAGACGTTGGAATCAGAGCGCGCGGAGTGGGCGGGGCAGCGCGCGCCCGACGTGGAGCCGCACTCCAACGCATACCACACGCATGCGCCCGTCATTATCTTCCAGATGATCGATCAGAACTTGCAGGTACGATTTGCTAATTCACCATGATATAAGTGACACCTCATCATTTCAGTCATCTAACATTTCGTGTATTTTACGTCGAGTGTTTACGTATTTTTGTGTGTCCGTTGGTACTTCAAAGTATTTAGGAAAAGTTTTGCTCCTCATAAGATGTTCTgctagtatacatatatttgattatttaaaaaaaaactaagtgaGCAGACAATCCAGTATTTATTGACTGCTCAACAGACCTTATATAATAGCATTATCAGTATCTCAATATcacttattttataagtttttcaaGTAAAGAAAAGCTGTTTAACTTTATAGATGTAATTTGTTCTAGGTTACTGAAACTATAAGTAAAGAGATAACGTTCAAGGCGTTGCTGCTTAGTGTCGAACAAGTTACACGCTACGGGAATATGTATAGAGACGGAGTTATACAGTTTAAGgtaagttttttaatataatgaaaagAAGCACATTTATTACCTTTTTCCTCTAAACAGCCTGctgtttattgtatttgatCCTAGGTCTTTACCTGTgttcattcaaaatttcaagaaaatcgGTTCATTAGTCCAGCCGTGAAAGGCTAACAGACAATAAATCTTCGCATTTATAACTTTTGCATGCTTTatctatcttttttttttaattcaaatgtattgatacaaatattcatttaatgctaaattataaaaaggaaTTGATACAAGTAATGATGTTGTAGAACGCGCACTTCGCGGACCGGTCCCGCGTGGCGTACTTCACGCACCACATGATCACGATCGTCAACAACAGCGAGCAGATGGTGCGCCTCGCGCAGCAGACGCAGGCGCGCCACTGGCCGCCCGCGCGCCACGACCCGCCCGCCGAGGCTAACTTCGACAAGATGCTCAATACATTCCAGGTCAGTCACtcacacaaatataatataataaataaatttaatccattactgtcccgctgctggacaagggtctcctcccgtaatgagggaggggttaggccttgagtccaccacgctgaccaagtgcgggttgaggactttgcatgccctcaataaatgtatcaaacaaattttaggcatgcaaggtttcctcacgatgttttccttcaccgttggagcatgtgataattatttctaatacacacataacttcgaaaagtcattggtgtgttgcctcgggttcgaacctgcgaccacttgcgtggcaACTGTTAACTTATCCCACTCGACAATCACTGCTCTGCATATGCAAATATattcaaccatttttttttttgatgacGAGCAGACTGCAGACAGATGCTTGACCCGTGTGATCTGGACGGTAGTACAGAGATTCGATAACGGGGTAGTTTTACCCCGTACCGTTACCGTTTGGTAATGGTATTTTTAAGctataatatatgaatattctcaatagtagtcagGCGTGTAATTATGTGCCCACTATATGGCAATagaccccctattacatggaatgTTAGTCATACATCTCTGTCCTTGCCTTCAGGTATCACAGAGGAtgatatgtattaaatataacgCTTAGATCAAAGATCATAACATTTATACTCATTTTTAGAGTTTACGAGACGAAGCAGCCCAGTTCCTTCTCGAGGAAGCCTTCCTAGATCTAGAAATACATTTCGAGGACCTCTTCACGACCAAGTGGTTATCCTCCACGATACCCGTGGATACTATTTGTATTACTCTAGACGACTACTTCCAAGACTACAACCATTTGAGAGACAAGAACTTTGAGTATGTGATCAATGAAGCTCAGAATCTGGTGTATAAGAAATATATAACGGCAATGCTGTCGAAGAAAGTGGCGTTCAGGAATGTGGAGGAAGCTCAAGTCGCAGCCACTAAAATAGTGAAAGAAGCCAATCAAATAAGGTCGTTCTTCAAAAAAATTGCGCCGGAAGGTGTCAATGTCGACTGGCCGTTTGAAGTTATCAACACTCTTGCTGAGGTAAGCTTTTTAAAGcctagtttaatatttttcaaaactaaGTTAGTTGATGGAATTGTCTATAGTTTAGTTATAAGTTAGATCAACTAATAACTGTTGATAAAGTGTGAACTGTAAAGCTGCGCGTCCACTGCGTCGGAATCAGAGCATACAGAACGAAAGGATTTGtcactttgtatttatttctgtgGCGCCGAGATGTTGATCTAGTGGACGCGGAaccatagaaattaatacaaagcaacaaatcTTTAAGATCGGTACGTTACGATTGCGACTCAGTGGACGGGCAGCTTTAATCTACGTTAATCTCAAAGTTAGTGTTAGTTATCAAACTAGATGACAGattgtttgaatgcaaaacgtggttcatttaaacaattttctgGAATTCTACCTCTTTGTATTTCTGATAACCGGTTGTGGAGAGAAATTAAATGAGTCGTGTGTGGTAGGTGCTGCGGTGCCAGGACATCGAGATGCTGTCGCTGGACCTGCACAGCGTGGTGGCAAAGTGCGGCGACATGTCGGAGGAGCAGCTGTGGCGCCTGGTGTGGCTGCGCGGGGACGTGCCGCGCGCGCGCCTCAAGGACACCGTGGCCATCGCGCTGGCCTCGCGCCCGCCGCCCCGCGCCAACTCGCACCCCTCGCTCTTCAAGCACATCACCTTCAGCGACCGGCTGCTCTCACACTTTAACTTGTAACTACCCTTGTACTCAGTAAATGTTGTattattaggtcgaggaaagtcttttcgcaatatagtatgtatgaacttgtaataaaatattttctctacacaaaaaagctcgatatttgggtacgagctcactgaaagaaacctaatgaaccgtgtaatcattgtgattcttgaagccaaacagattttattacaagttcatacatactataggtaatacgaaaagactttttccccaacctaatatattttacatcagCTAGGCATAGTATTATCATAGGTTTATATAGGCATCATTAAAGACGTTACTTAGTAATAAATCAGTCCCTATTTGAATCAAATGTGAGACCAGTCATAGACTATTCTaacattgcaaaaaaatatattattttattatagaatagTAGCCAGCTGGGTTCCGAAATACATCAcgattatactttatttattaaaattaaacagttttatttattttaaatattaaggcAGTACAGGGAAATTAAAAAccagtttaaatataatagaaaaaggTAACAAGACTTATCTAGGTTTCAGATGTCCCTGTACTGCccaatatataaaaatcacttatttataagtatactaTTTGTGCACATATGTAGGTAatgattgttatattatacctaatatatattttatacaagaaTACGTTTGTTTTCAGTTCTGCATAACTATTATTCATATCAAATACtatttatctatgtaagtatatgtGCCGAAAGAAAATGGTCAGTTAAAAATGACTGATCATATTTTATCTACTTTACGACTTTATCTTATTGGACCGTGTCGGGAAGTGTAAACAGTCTGcattaatctaaaaatatttcaaaataacaacaaatctACATCCTACTTCATCCTTCTttcaaaaatcaacaaaaaaattacaaatatcaggcgatatcagcgcctctaactgCACAATATGAAACTAATTTCCGATTAACAATTCACGTTTTCATATATCGCGCGTTTGGATCTTCATATCTCTTAATTAGCTTATTACCAATTCATGACGATGTAGTTAAATTACCTGTCCGTAATATCTCATGAAATACATATACATTTCAAGTGTTGACTCCTATGATTTGACTGTTGTTTTTTACAAgcacatacaaataaaacacaatcacattttaagtaagtatgttttcagtttcttaatattaataaagggTGGTTTCGTACAGTAGCTTAGATGTTATATGCGGCAATAGTacattacttacataaataaactgaATGTTCAATGCCAAAATGTCATTAACTGCATTACGAATGCTAGTATAGAAACGATAAAATACTAATACGAAGCGACGCGGCGAAGCGCTAACTATACCACGTGCCTATATTCgagtaataataaatagagatattaattttattctacacttattatttttcaatccaTCTGTTGATATGTTTTATTAGTTAAACTCTTGAAACCATACATTTTGTTCAATTGCAGATTTCATCAAAAGTTTCTTAAGAATTCTGTTTATGCCCGTCGAATTCaatgttttctataaatagCTAAGTGGCTATTgtaaacaaaaagttatttttttctattcatttattatattgtgcCTCTATAAGGTTGTTTAAATCAATGTTATGTAACGTAAATAGAACAATCCTTATAAGATTAGTGAGGTGTACGTTGGCATAAGTACGTAAGTGTACATGTCAACTGGCGGCTGCTAACTGTCTACAGAGTACAGTGTACACTGTACACAACGTAGTTGACACAACAATGAGCATACCTCCTGCGCTGCGCTTCTTCACATCGAACTACAAGTATCATTCAGTACAATTTAGTGTGGTTACCTCGCGCTGACTCAAGGCCAATTGATGGTTCGAAGGGCGGGCGGCGAGTCGCGACGTTCAGTCGCATCTCACGCGCCTCGCTCACGCCACACGCGATGTCGGCCACAAGTACCGCGCTACTGCGCGCATGCTCCTTGCTCCTGTGCCTAGTGGCAGGTGAGCGACTCGGAGTTCTATGCCACCTTACTTCACGTGCCACACAGTGCGACCACTTCAATTAATTACAATGGATTCCACAAATAAGTTTCACATCATCAAAATTTGACAGGcagtgattttttaatttatgttttgtttgggTACACTTTAGTATATCTAGTAACGGTATAGTTTCAAAGACTGGTAAAGATGTAACTAAGTGTCGTTTGTGCTTCTCTACTCATATTATTAGACCAAATTAGGTTCAAACAATACACAAAAAACAACTCGGTGTAATAAAATGAATCACAAATAAGATGTTCTACATTTTAAACCTCTCTCAAATATTCATATCATTTACCTATaggtatgaataaaaataattacttaaaatgatTGTCTAATAAGTAGTGTTTCCTGAAGGCACGTGAGCATGTAGGGTAGTTTGTTAAGCAAATATACTTAGTGTTCAGGTGCGATAACGATATATCAGTTAGAAGATAGGGATCTCATGTGCTCGATACAATAGGATGTTCGGATCCCTGTTCTATTTCACATGACTCACCCAATCATAACACCACAGGAAGAGAAACTTTTATATGCAATTTGCTATTGTGCGCGCTATAATACGCAACTAATAGTTGAGCAGATGTCTTCTAATATTTAGGTAGTTGATAGTTAAATCAGATTGTATTATAAGCTGGGCGTAGATTTAAGGATAAGACATTTCGCATAGATTATACAGGACAAGACAATAGCCGGTGAAGATGGTTGGAATAGGTATTTTATCGAATAGTTCGAATAACGTCGACCCACACCGCGTGCGCTCTGGTCGCGGTGGTATTTTTAACATTCCCGGACCGCCTCAAGGTTAGCCAAGATAGTCGCTTATTCATTGGGATATGACCTAATTTCccatagtaaattatttatagaattttcaTGAAGTAATGGatgaaaatttaaacattaGGAAATAACATCTGAACCAAATGGGCAATCGACCTCGTTGAGGCGTTATGTCCGGAAGTTAGTTAGCCGCTTTTAAATGAAGTGCATCAGCCCGAATTGTTTACATTgctataagtatgtttgtactCTCCTCCATGCAAACATCAAGCTCTGCTATATTATAATAGCTATACAAATACATACCGAGTACCTTTAACGACACTTTGGTGTTTTGTcttctaatataaaaattgctAGCGTGGGTCGACTATTACTATTAGCTTGGTACGATACTAAAATGATGAGCAATAttgttactaaaaatatatcgtgATCCATCGTAATAACCCTAAGTCGTAAATCGTTGGTAACACAGATTTATTGTCCACCCTAGGTGTTCCTCATGAAGGTATAGGTCCAACACATTGAGAGGTATCGAAGGTACAACTAATGACAAAAAACGCTTTTAAATATTGAACATGAGCCAAACTGAacggtaaataaatacaagaaaatttgttttgttcttgCTGTTGTTACGGACATCGACTGTTTACTAAAGTTGTAGTCATTAAATTGCACTACTAACGAGTTAGTGTattgagatttattttaattagaatagCTAGGCAACTAGTGCATGAATGTCTTGATTTTTTCGCTAACAATACCTTAATGATCGACAGGTAGTCGCCAGCTATCAATAAAAGAATTTGTGGTTCCGAAGGCGGTTGAAATTGGAAATGATGCAGAATTACGGTGTCAGTACGAGTTAGGGGCAGGGGAGACGGAAGCTGCGCTGTTTGTCAAATGGTGGTGGACGCCGGAGTCATCGTCGAGTGACGACAGGAAACAGATCTATCAGAGAATAGCGGGCCAACCCGCCGAGTCCATCCATCACGATAATTCTAGCAAAATAGGTGATTTTCTTCGCTTGTTACCGTAATAAGATGCACTGAGGTGATTCCTGCAAAAAAGCGCGACGGTAATTCCGAAAAATAACAAGTCAATTACCTATATTGGACTAATAATATTGTCTAGATTACCTACTaggtttacatattattatagtgttaaATTTCAAGGTTTAAGGCTACTTCTACTGCATAATGCAACAACCTATAAACAGGGATTACTCCAGTGCATTTGGAGCGCAAAGATTAGACAATGGACTCGTCATAATCAAACATATACCTttcagaaataaaagaaaatgatacCATCGTACTAACTGATGTCAGCCCTGTGGATTCAGGAAGATATGAGTGTGAAGTGTGGAACATCGAAGAAGTTCGACAACACGATAAATTGATTGTATTCCGTAAGTTATGCTTCTAATAAAGATGATCAATACtctgtataatataatgatagTTAGGTCTATAATGTAAGAATCAATGTACAATTcacctacataatatacttatttttaatcgAATAGATTTGTAGGATGACTTCGAGGATGAAGCTACCTCAGCAGATTTTGTAATATTCGAAGTGGTACAATACCCAGAGGGCAAAAATTTTCTTGTAGAACATTTTCCCACACCTGTTATTGTTACTGCTAGCCGCATCggcccactgttgggcaaaacCCTATGTACCCCTATATATCTATCATTACTTTACTCAGTCAAATAAAACATCTAATTATTTTCAGATATGGGCACAGGGCCTACAGTAAATGTTTCTGAGGTAGAAGTCGGAGAAGACGACAGGAAAGATAACTTGTTACTAGTGGAATGCCAAGCAGATGACGTAGCGCCTAAACCAGAACTCAGCGTCACGATTAATGGGTGGGTATGATTTTATACACAagctttgtttttctttcatatgTGATGTTTGTTACATCGGATAGTTTGATTGTGCAAGtagaaatgtgtaaaatatagCCACATTTTGCCGTTTATAAATCACTAGTTcaactccgcttgcgtcacctaatagagaatggatcataattttccccgctttttgtaacatttctcgttgctacttcgctcctaatggctctagcgtgatgttatggcctatagccttcctcgataaatggactatctaacactgaaagaatttttcaaatcggaccagtaaatcctgagattggcgcgttcaaacaaacaaactcttcagctttataatattaagtatagatatagccTGTTGCCTCGATAAGGAATATAATTTCGGGATGAGCAGTCAAtagtcatacatttttattattcaacctGGCTACAAGGGTCTGAATAATCAGGTTATTTTCCTAAAAATCGGTTTAGCTGTTAAGATGCGACGAGACAGACAAATAGACTTTCACGTTCATagtattagtatggattacgaATATGTTGAGACACAATATTTCAATCGTTATTACAGACATGAAATCAACATGACGACGATCATCGAAGACGTTGACAGCAACGGCCTCTACTCTGTTTACGCGAACACCACGCTCAGCACCGACGACATGGAGGAGAGTGAAGTTCGCTGCGAGATCTTTTACTCAGACACGAACATCGCACACCCACCGTATGTCGATGTCAAGACATTTGTACCTGCAGGTATGATGCTAAACAATCAAATACCACGTAATGGGTAGGTACACTAGGTACGTcgtaatttaaagtaatatgcAGGCTCCATTGGCAAAGAAAATTCGTGGCAATCAGTCAACATTTAAATGACGatctacatttttaaaaatactttttttagatacttatattttttagctAGGTATCTACTTACCTTTTAAGTTCGCGCCTGTTTGATTGTCATGAATAATCTGTGTGGTTGTGGACACAATTTGCGTACTTATTGTTTATGTTGAAATCTAATTAAGTATGTTAAGTTTGTAGGTATAAAGTTGTGCATCGAAATTCGCTTAATGGCACACTCGTGTTGGCTTTGGAACGTCTTCACGTTGTTCAATAATTTAAGTAATGTGAGCGAGCAATGATGtaattgttgaaataataactATCAGGTGCATCTATCATTGAACTAAACAATCATATTCATACAAACTATGTTACAAAAAGAAAAGCATGAAGAAGTAACAGCATTTCGCTTTTATAATGCCATTTAAATTGATCTATATCCTTAAAGTGACTGGTAAAATTTGCTGGAAATTGTACCTACCCCTAGCCTAGCCTACTGTTTGGTCATATTCGATACGTTCGAGTCAGAAAGATTTTGGGCTACTTACAAAGCTGGCCAAGCAACAACCATTTGAAATTTCAAGCTCCACCAAAAAATCATATCTCCCCATTCCTTAAAAAAATTGGATACTGTTCAGCCTCATCTTCATGACACAGAGGTAATTACTAACATAGGTAACTATAAATTCAAAGAGCAGTATGTAACCTACAGACTTTCAGTgtcacaataatataatatattcagtaTATTGTAGATTCTATGTGTACTTGCAACTTACTGTAGTAGATCGGATTTCTCAGAGTTCAGCAAGTGTGTGCGCCACCTGAGTTTGTGTTGTCTGTATACTAACGCATTGGTTATTGGTCATGGTCGACGCCAGGCTGCGACACGCAGTCCACTACAGAGATGCCTGAGGACACGACAGAGCCGGAAGCTACGCCAGAGTCTTTGCAAAATCCCAGTAAGTCACTATTAGGTACCGTCACCGTGATACCGACACACTTATCTACACCAATCTGCAAAAGCAaacataatatcaattatattattaactcaATCTGCGTATTCTTTCAATTGTTTTAACAGTTTTAcagtatttgttataaatatgatgacaaaatgattttataatatccaacgttcattttatatattcatctttatttattctttttaataatatgtaaattttactATACTTATTTATCATATAT belongs to Anticarsia gemmatalis isolate Benzon Research Colony breed Stoneville strain chromosome 9, ilAntGemm2 primary, whole genome shotgun sequence and includes:
- the Sec6 gene encoding exocyst complex component Sec6, translating into MSTMDEIEDEAKAAAEKMVMNMMQRPGQLEKVEHYKKRITHKKASIEAQLKSAVQGKLDGVSVGLRQLQECLDDVQQVSLKMDELEELLKSVPPLVASLQAVREEDSRHSQYVTAMDSLKHIFTVPESVAKTKQWIGEGKLLHAHQCLNDLENSRDDLLYELHRLPNQSSHDKIMLKAYFEDVELVSNLLEKQIKLILARTLNTVRKEPTVIVTALRIIEREEKRDQMALQQQSQTGFMPPGRPKNWRAKAFEVLECAVAQRIEGTRVDEREDNKLWLVRYLELTRQLILEDLRVVKTLCVPCFPPHYDIVNKYVNMYHICLSASLQDVVTNGIEGNEYVTLLSWILNTYPGNELMGSTELTIDVSTLPPLLSKETMQKLQDEYLQKMESNYMEWMEKTLESERAEWAGQRAPDVEPHSNAYHTHAPVIIFQMIDQNLQVTETISKEITFKALLLSVEQVTRYGNMYRDGVIQFKNAHFADRSRVAYFTHHMITIVNNSEQMVRLAQQTQARHWPPARHDPPAEANFDKMLNTFQSLRDEAAQFLLEEAFLDLEIHFEDLFTTKWLSSTIPVDTICITLDDYFQDYNHLRDKNFEYVINEAQNLVYKKYITAMLSKKVAFRNVEEAQVAATKIVKEANQIRSFFKKIAPEGVNVDWPFEVINTLAEVLRCQDIEMLSLDLHSVVAKCGDMSEEQLWRLVWLRGDVPRARLKDTVAIALASRPPPRANSHPSLFKHITFSDRLLSHFNL
- the LOC142975666 gene encoding uncharacterized protein LOC142975666 isoform X1 → MSATSTALLRACSLLLCLVAGSRQLSIKEFVVPKAVEIGNDAELRCQYELGAGETEAALFVKWWWTPESSSSDDRKQIYQRIAGQPAESIHHDNSSKIEIKENDTIVLTDVSPVDSGRYECEVWNIEEVRQHDKLIVFHMGTGPTVNVSEVEVGEDDRKDNLLLVECQADDVAPKPELSVTINGHEINMTTIIEDVDSNGLYSVYANTTLSTDDMEESEVRCEIFYSDTNIAHPPYVDVKTFVPAGCDTQSTTEMPEDTTEPEATPESLQNPSDDGVQLHCSWVLLTIAVLLTHLQDTL
- the LOC142975666 gene encoding uncharacterized protein LOC142975666 isoform X2, encoding MSATSTALLRACSLLLCLVAGSRQLSIKEFVVPKAVEIGNDAELRCQYELGAGETEAALFVKWWWTPESSSSDDRKQIYQRIAGQPAESIHHDNSSKIEIKENDTIVLTDVSPVDSGRYECEVWNIEEVRQHDKLIVFHMGTGPTVNVSEVEVGEDDRKDNLLLVECQADDVAPKPELSVTINGHEINMTTIIEDVDSNGLYSVYANTTLSTDDMEESEVRCEIFYSDTNIAHPPYVDVKTFVPAGDDGVQLHCSWVLLTIAVLLTHLQDTL